The Quercus lobata isolate SW786 chromosome 4, ValleyOak3.0 Primary Assembly, whole genome shotgun sequence genome segment TTGAAATGTTGTCCCTGAGCGTTTCGTCCGAGGAGCTtgatgttcttcttcttttactttcAATACTAGGTTCCCGTGGTTTTTCCAGACCATGCAGACTACTGccgttttctcctttttctctcttcctgtTCCTTTCTCGCTATCCCTCATTCTTGGGGGGTCTCTCccattatatatttctttccagCCGATCTTAACCCTCCATCTGTTGAGTGTGTAGGCCATTACTCGAGTGctcgtcccatcagccaccttcccaaaccctctgtgagttgcggcaacTAAGGCCATACTGTTCAGGAGTCCTTTCatcattaatgcagccaggaTGTTAGTTGGGCGCATTAAATGCGGAAGTGATAGCCTTTCCTTCAATTGCTCCTACGCCATACTCCCTTATGCGTCCTACTGTACTCGTCCTTTCTTCGGGGAACGCTTTGGGAGGCTGCCTTTAATGGCGTGTTGTTCTTTCCTACTGGAGTCTGGAATGctgaggacagaatcatcctcggcaaCATCTCTAGGTCATTTGGACTTTCGTCATGCGTCCTCGGGCATTTCTATCCTCGGCGCGAGCCTTGGGCCCAGCACAAAATGGGTCGGGGTCGccaagttctctggccccacaatagcccctcaaaatcttgctgtCCGGATCCTCGGACGGAAAGAAGGGTTTTGGTAACATCAGGCTTCTATCATGGCTTGTCAAGTCCTGTCCTTCATTAATGCTAGAGTCTTTTCATatgcccgagacacgttcctaGCGCCTTGGTATATGAAGTGTGTCTTCAATGAATGCTGGCGGCTCCGTGCTCCCCACATTCAATGGTGCGATGGTGATTTTGATGGTTGAGATTTCCAcacctttatgggcgggaaaaccCGCACAGTTATTTTTAATGGTAGGTATAAATTCCCATTTGAATGGACTTATCTCTTTACCTTTGCACTTAAGAATTCTTGCGCATATATCCTGAGTTCAGTTAACTTCCAGCCAAACTCAAGTTTCTTTCCAGCATAAAGAGCCTCTCCGAAGAGCTTTTCCTCATTTCTGTAAGTTTTCTTTGCTCTTCAACTTGTGCTTTCCCTCTTCTAAGTTTATCTTTCTTTtgctcctttctttctttcgtcATCCCCTGGGTCTCTTTGGCAATTTCTAGAGAtgggtaaattaaaaaagttggttgaggccgaagaggcgatggaaaaaTTCATCGTCGATTATAGGATACCCCCCAATGTGGGTTTGAGATACTGTGAGGAAAGGGAATGGCACTTTAGGAGAAAGACGGGTGAGGTGGTGATTCTCGTACTTGCCTTTATAGAGAAGGgcatgagaatccccatggggccaGTAATGAGGGATTACCTTAGGCACTTCCGATTAACCCCCACCCAATGTGCTGCTAAAGTGTTTAGGATCttgggttgtgtggatgccttaaaTGAGAAAATGGGGCTAAGGTTAACCCACCACAACGTGAACTGGTGCTACAACCTCCAACTCCTTAAAGGCAAGTCCTACTATTTGAAGACAAGGGACAATAAGGGTCGGCTTATTCAGTGCCTCCTTGAGTCCAACAAAAGGCTAAATAAGGACTTCCTCATCGTGtctggggagtggcatgatggccttCCTTGCCCCACGGTGGAGGGGGACCAGGTGGGGTATCTAGAGTGGGAGAGGGATgatcccccccttttttttttgccatcacGTTTTGCACGGTTTGGTTATTGATATGAACATGCCTTCTTTTTGCAGATCCGCACGCTTTTCAGCAGCACTTCCACCTGATCAACAAGGAAGATTTGGAAACAATTCTTAGGGCGGCAGTTTTTGTAAACGAGGCGGACAATCAAGTCAGGGCCGCTCACAAGATCTTGGGGTACGATCTTATCCAGAGGTCATTTGCCAATCTGAAGTACGTGATCAGAGCAAACTATCCCTGGCTTCAAAGAATCACTATAGTTGAGCACGAGTTTTTGATTCCTGGAGGGTCTCCTGTCCCGAAGGGCATCTCGCTGGCCGGCTCTTCTTCAGCCCACCAAGCGGCGGAAGCCGAGAGTGATTCGGATTTGCCCAAAGAAGGATTTGGTGCATTTGACCAAGCTAGTTCTTCTGGGGATCCCGTTGGTGACTTAGGTGACCTCGACCTTTCCGAGGCGGATTTCTTGTTAGCGGGGACATCCTCTCAGGCGAGATAAGTCTTAAAAGGAAACCCCAGACAAGCCTACTCGACCTAATTGAGGGCCAACCGGGGAAGGAGGCACCAGGAAAGTCGCAATCCAAACCTCCATCTCCTCTGCCACAGCCTCAACCTGTTCAAACCAGGTCTTCCCCTGCTTATTCGCAAACACCGTCTCCCTGGCCCAAACACCTTGCTTCCCCCCAATCATCTTTACCTCCTCAGCTAGAACCCATCGACTTAAACAGGAAGAGGAGTTCTAAGGGCAAAAAGCCGATGGATGAGGGGAAGTCTCACATGCCTCAAGAGAAGGGCAAAGCCCCACGGGCTCAAAAGCAGCTAAAGATTGGGCCTCAAGGCCAAGGCAAGGAGATCGATGCTCAATCTACGCCCGAGGCTTGGCTTCTGgccccaatgctccacggggaACCGTTGATGGAAGATGCCTCTCTGAGGGACTTTCGAGGCAGCGAAGGCGCTTATATGGCTGACGCTTTGGAGAGGTCCCTGCTCCTTCCCGCTGACATGAAGGAGTTAAAGAATATGAGGAGgcaggaggtcttcctcagcATGAAGAGGTACCTGGCAATGGTAAGGCTTCTGATACTTGTGACTCCGTCAATTTTTTGCTCCTTAATTTCCATTCATGGTGTGTTTGCTCCGATTGGCAGGCCGTCCAGGCCACTTATAAGCTGGAGGATGACTCTAAGGAGCAGAGCAGGTCCTTGGAGACCGAACGTAATAAGCGCCTGGATGCTACTCATACCATTAAGAAATCCGAGGACGACCTCGCCAAGGCCAGGGAGGATCTGAAGGAGATGACCAGGCAGAGGGACAGCGCTGAAACAGGCCTATCTGGTGCCCAAAAGCAGGCCGAGGCCCAGACGGAGCGCTTACTTGAAGCTGAGGATTAGCTGGGGATTGCTAAGGAGCAGATTGTTGATCTCAAAAAGAGGCTAATTAAGGTGGATCAAGCCAGAAAGGTTGCGTAATGGGCTAGGGACGAAGCTCTAAGGGCCAAGACggaggctgagtttgccagGACGGAGGTCGAGACCTCCAGGGACAAAGTCGAGGAGGAGGCCTATGACTCGAGGGTGGCTGACACCCAGGCCATCCTCAAGGCCCAAATCCTTGGGGTGTGTCAgctttattgctcccaggtctGGAATGAAGCCCTCAAACAAGTTAGGGTGGAGGCTTCCTCCGATCTGTAGAAGGTGGAGAAGGTATACTATCCTCTGGCCATCCATGAGATGAATCCTTAGACGGCGAGAGCTCCCGAGGAGACTGAGGATGCTTAGCTTGAGGCTGCTTTGATCGCGTCCACCACTAACGAGCCAGCCGAGGGGAGCGAGCTCCCTAAGGTGATTGACGCAAGTGGGAGCTTCAACCCCGAAGCGCCCCAGGAGGCTGTTAGATCTACAGTTGGCGCTCCAGGTTCTCATGTCGAGGAGCCACCTCTCTTGGTTCAGCCCCCTCAGTCCATTTCCCCTGCTGATGTCACTCTTGGCCCCGAGGCCAATCTTATTCAGCTTTCCAAGGAAGGGACCAAAACGAAGTCAAAGAAGTAGGGGTTCCAGCCAACCTTTGTATTGGTTCTCTTTTTAGTTTAGCTTTTAGTTAGTTTGTTTCTGTTTTAAGAGTTTTGGGATTCGTTTGTAACTGAATTTTTCGACTATATATATGAAACTCCTTTCCTCATTTCCCTTTTGAATTATGTGTTCGTTGCCTTTACCGATATTACTATTACTACAAATCTTGTGGCTTGTGAATTAATTATCCTAACGGGTGTGAATGGTTGTGTACATAATATGTTTGACGTTAAATCCCTCAATATTGTCTTACCGGTATCAAGGGGACGCTTAGTTTGCGTCCACCCATATTTTTAGGGGGTTAAGTATGTAATCCGAGGTGCCGAGCATGCGCTTAGTTTGTATCCACAGCTTTTACAAatcttgaagtaactagtttcctcataggcttgagtccgaggaccatgcaaggccttggttctgtccagcacttagattttctttggagtgactagtttccccataagcttgagtccgaggaccatgcaaggccttggttccgtCTAgcatttagattttctttagagtgactagtttccccataggcttgagtccgagaaccatgcaaggccttggttctgtctagcacttagattttctttggAGTGACTattttctccataggcttgagtccgaggaccatccaaggccttggttctatctagcacttagattttcCTTGGaatgactagtttccccatatgcttgagcccgaggaccatgcaaggccttggttctgtctagcacttagattttctttggagtgactagtttccccataggcttgagtccgaggaccatgcaagaccttggttctgtctggcacttagattttctttggagtgactagtttctccataagtttgagttcgaggaccatgcaaggccttggttctatctagcacttagattaTTACCAGAATACGAGACGTGTAATCAAGATGGATTCAAAATCTGAACTAGACAAACACATTTATTAATAGTAATACCTTCTCAgtttatttacattccatggatgaggtacagttttttcatctaagtcttctaagTAGTACGCTCCTATCCCCGCGACTGAAGTAATccggtatggtccttcccagttgggtccAAGCTTTCCACATGATAGGTTTTTGGCAGCACCCATAACTTTCCTCAGCACCAAGTCCCCTGGTGCCAACGGTCTAAGTTTCACGTTGGCATCATATCCCTGTTTGAGCTTCTGATGGTAATAGGCCAATCAGACCATTGCCTTTTCTCTTCGTTCGTCGATCAGATCTACTTTCTTCCCCAGTAGTTCGTCGTTACTATCCGAGGTGAATGAACTCGTCCTCCGAATTGGGAAGTTTGCCTCTATGGGGATAACAGCCTCGCGTCTATAGGTCATGGCAAAAGGCGTTTCCCCTGTCGACCGTCGTGGTGTAGTCCAATAGGTCCATAGGATGTGTAgcagctcttccacccatcttcctttggcatcatccagtctcttcttaagtCCGTTGACAATGACCTTGTTGACAGCGTCAGCTTGCCCATTTCCCAGAGGATAGGCGGGGATTGAGTACCTGTTAGTGATCCCCAACTCACAACAGTATCTTCTAAAGGCCTTGCTGTCAAATTGTAGTCCATTGTCTGAGATGAGGGTACGAAGGACTCCAAATCGTGTGACAATGTTTCTCCAGATGAACTTCTTAGCATCCACATCTCTGATGTTGGCAAGAGGCTCAGCTTcgacccacttggtgaagtaatctatGCCGACCAGTAGGTATCTCTTATTTTCTGCTGCCTTTGGGAAGGGTCCTACGATATCCAAGCCCCACTGGGCGAAGGGCCACAGACTGGATAGAGGGTTGAGGGCTCCGCCAGGTTGATGAATATTCGGGGCGAACCTTTGGCACTGTTCGCACTTTTTAACATACTTTAGGGCTTCTTTTTGCATCCCCGGCCACCAATATCCCTGGGTAATGGCTCGGTGCGACAGAGATCTTCCTCTTGTGTGACTCCCGCAGATCCCTTCGTGCAGTTTTTCAAGCAGCAGTTTTGATGCCTCAGGGTGTACGCACAATAAGTATGGTCCGGAATATGAGCATTTGTACAATTTATGGTCCTCGGACAACTAGAACCGAGGAGTTTTTCTTCGTATTTTCTCCGCCTCCGACTTCTCCTCAGGCAGGATGTCATCTTTGAGGAACTTCACAATAGGATCTATCCAGCTAGGGCCCACTCTGACCTCATGAACATGGACCATGCCTATGACTACTTCATTCGCTCTATCCAGGTGCTCAACGAGAATAATTCAAGGCAGATCCTctgccgaggaggtagcaagCATGGCCAGCGAATCTGTATGAGTGTTTCCACTTCTGGGGACATGCGACAAGTTGAAAAAGTCGAAACCCAGCTGTAAGCATTTAACCCGGCTTAAACCCTTGCATCCTTGCATCTCTAGCCTTTAATTCTCCCTTTACCTGGCCTATTACCAAccttgagtccgagaacatctCCACTGcctttcctcccattttctgtACCATGGCAATTTCTTGTAGCagggcctcatactcggcttcattgtttgtgGCTGAGAACCCAAGTCTCAGGGACTTCTCTATAATAGCTTCCTCGAGGGATATTAAGACTAGCCCCACTCCAGATCCTCTCTAATTTACTGCGCCATCGATGTACACCTTCTAGCATGGGGGTCTTGGTGTAGAGATCActccaaccgattttccattcATGTTCTGCCCCTCTGCCACTATTTCTATTGGGGGTTCAGCAAATTCGGCCACTAAGTCTGCCAGGACCTGACCCTTCATAGAGGTccgaggcatgtatttgatgtcaaaagctccCAAAATTGTGCTCCATATGGCAATCCTTCCAGTGTAGTCAACGGTTCGCAGTACAGACTTCAAGGGTAGTTGGGTTAGAACAACCACTGTATGGGCCtggaaataatggggaagctttcgcGTGGCGTGGACCACAACCAGTATAGCTTTCTCCAGGGGTAGATACCTGACCTCGGCTTCTTGCAGCGTCTTACTCACGTAATAGACCGGCTTTTGGGTGCCATTGTCGTCCCGTATTAGCACCAAGCTCACAGCATGGGGGGTTACAGCAATGTATGCGTACAGGATTTCATcagcctcagggctggacatgatagATGGCCAGGATAGGTTATCTTTGAGTTGCTGGAAAGCTACCACACAGTCCTCGGATCACTCAAACCCCTTCCATTTGTTGATCAAGAGATAGAACGGCCTACATCTATCCGCTAATCTTGAAATGAATCGATTGACAGCTGCGATCATCCCAGtaagcttttggacctccttTACGTTTTGTGGCGGTTTCAGGTCGTTTATGGCCTTGATCTAGTCAGGGTTAACCTCGATTCCCCTATGGGTAACCATGTAACCCAAAAACTTACCTGACCCCACACCAAATGAGCACTTGGAAGCATTCAGGCGCAGCTTATGTTTCCTTAAGACGCTAAAGGTGCTGCCAAGGTCCCTTAaatgctcggacaccactttactcttcgCCACCATGTCATCGACGTAAATTTCGATGTTCCTACCCAGCTGTGGTTCGAATATTtttgtcatcatcctttgataagttgatcccgcattcttcaggccaAATGGCATTACCTTGTAGTGGTAATTTCCAATCGGTGTTATGAAGGCTGTTTTCTCCTAATCCCCCAACGCCAGTGGTATTTGGCGGTAACCTTGAAAGGCGTCAaagaagctcatccgaggatggcctgCTGTTGTGTCCAATAGCTGGTCTATCCGAGGCATTAGGAACGGGTCCTTAGGGCACGCCTTATTTAGGTatgtgaagtccacgcagacctgccatttcccacttttctttttgaccaccaccgtgttggccagccattcggggtaaaagacttctttgatagccctaGCACGTTTAAGCTTCGCCACTTTGTCTCTAATCGCGTCGGCATGCTCTTTTAATGGGCGACggggtggttgcttcttgggaATGATGGCCGGGTTGACATTGAGGTGATGGCAGATGAAGGTTGGGTCGATCCCAAGGGCGTCACAGGCATCCCATGCAAATACGTCAATATTTCTTTTAAGGAACTCAACCAGCTTCTCTTTCTCCTAGAGAGGCAGCCAAGCCCCTACTCGAAAGAACTTCTCCTGGTCGTCGCTAATGACCTCCTCTTCCAGGTTTTCGCATTTCACCTCCCTAGCAGTTATGTTAGGGGGCAAAACCGGGGTCTTTAGTTGCTATAAATTTTCTTCGGCGGAGGCCAAGGACTCCGCGTCGAGCTGATGTGAGATGACTGCTACCACGCATTGCCTCGCTGTGGGTTGGCAACCATGGATTTCCAGGACTTGTTTTCCTGACGGGACCTTCACCTTTTGGTGCAACGAGGAAGTAACAACCCGTAGGGTATGGAGCCAAGGCCTACCGACAATAGCTGTATAGGGAGAGTAGGTGTCCACCACGATGAAGTTCACCTCCACTATTTTCGGGCCGATCCGGATGGGCAGCCTAATCATGCCCATTGGAGTGATAAGCTTCCTGTCGAAGCTCATCAGAGGGGAGTTGTAAGGCATCAAGTCCTCCGGCTTTAACCTCAACCCCTTATATAGGTCAAGGTACATAACCTCAGCCGCACTGCCGCCATCCACCATTACTCTTTTCACATCGTAGTCCCCGATTTGGAGGGTGATTAGCAGTGCATCGTCATGGGGTTGGATGGTCCCGATCTTATCTTCCTCTGAAAAGCTCAAAATGGGACAAAAGCTCATCCTGGCCCTCTTCAGCCCTGGTTGGGACTCCTTGGCGGGCAGTTGAGCCATCAATAACACTCGTGCAAGGCGCATGCCCGTTCTCCCTGGCACGACCACGATTACGCTGATCGTTCCCGCAGGTGGCCTTAGGGCAGCATCCCTTCTGGCCTCTTGATGGCTTTGATgaccactggaatgatgcaGAAGGTGTTTCAGCTTCCCTTCCTGGACCAGTTGGTCTAGGTGGTTCCAGAGGTTCTTGCAGTTCTCTATAGTGTGGCCATGGTcttggtggtattggcaataaaggTTCTGATCGCGCTTCGAGGGTTCTCCCGCCATCTTATTCGGCCACCAAAAGTATAACttgttcttgattttctccaaaaCCCGATGCACTGGTTCTCGGAATACGGCATTAACAGTCCGTGCATTGGTTGTTCCGAGTTGCCCTACAAAGTCCCTCTTCGGGCGGTTGCTGCTGTATCTGTccaacctgaaatccctcctctcctgaaggataaccttctcttttcctcttccctataactgatcttcctccactcgcttgtacttgtcaatccgaTCCATCAGTTAACGTATACTGGTGGCGGGCTTGCCAGTCAGAGACTTCCGTAGGCCGTGATCGGCTGGGAGACTGTTTTTAAAAGTGATAATGGCGACGTCGTCAAAGTTGTCTTCCATTTCATTGTACgtctcccaatatctatccgagtaAGCCTTTAAGGTTTCTCCGTCATGCATGTATAACGACAACAAAGCGCTCAAAGGCCGAGGGGCTCTGCGGTTCGTTATGAAGCGGGAGCCAAAAGCTTGGGTCAGCTGCCTATACGAGTCGATGGAGTTTGTCTTCAAACCattaaaccacctcatcgccactgGTCCAAAGCTAAACAAGAAGACCTTGCACATCAGCGCCTTGTTCCTAGAATGGACAGTCATCCTTTGGTTgaactggctcacatgctctTCCGGGTCTGTTCTACCGTTGTAAATGGCGAAGGTTGGCTGCTGGAACAGTCGAGGGAGTATGGCCCCTTCTATGTGGTGCATGAAAGGCGACTTGGAGAGTTGATCCAGTGCCTTGTTCATGGCGTCATTTCCCAAGCCCCTAGGAGATGGGCTTCTGCACCTACACCTCCGGCAGTGTTCTTCTTCGTGGGAGAAGGTCTCGCTTGGGGGAGTCCTCGATCTTCGTCTATAGTCGTCGTCATTTTCATCATCGGAGGGTGCGTCAAGTCTGGAACGAGATTGCCTTTGCTGTGCATGATACAGCTTTCTTTTCAAATCGTCTATCTCTCACTGCATGGACTACCTACTATTCTATTTCTGAGACATATGGCTCCTGACTTCCTCTTGTTGCGGGGCTCGGCTGTTATTTCGTCTCTGAAGCATATAGCTGCCCGCGCGAGAGTGGCTCCTGCTAGTTTGGGTGGTGTTTACGCTTCCCTCTCGAAACCTTCCATTCTCTTCGTTTCGGTCGCGCTCAGGGTTGGGGAAGTTACCCTATTGTTGGGATTTTACTGGTTCGAGCTGATGGGAACCTGCTTGATGAGTGCCTGACCCTACCATGCCAGATTGTTGTCCTTACTAACACACAAGTTCTTcctacagacggcgccaattgaaGGGTGTTGGTATGAGCGCTTTTCCTATTGGACGAAAGGTCTCAAGCCCAACtggcccaatacaatgaatttttaggTGTTGGTCTAAACCACAATCACTATACATGGTTGGGTGTGGACGGACCAATGAGGAAATGGGTTCAAGCCTGAAATGTTGTCCCTGAGCGTTTCGTCCGAGGAGCTtgatgttcttcttcttttactttcAATACTAGGTTCCCGTGGTTTTTCCAAACCATGCAGACTGTTGccgttttctcctttttctctct includes the following:
- the LOC115985524 gene encoding uncharacterized protein LOC115985524 encodes the protein MAGEPSKRDQNLYCQYHQDHGHTIENCKNLWNHLDQLVQEGKLKHLLHHSSGHQSHQEARRDAALRPPAGTISVIVVVPGRTGMRLARVLLMAQLPAKESQPGLKRARMSFCPILSFSEEDKIGTIQPHDDALLITLQIGDYDVKRVMVDGGSAAEVMYLDLYKGLRLKPEDLMPYNSPLMSFDRKLITPMGMIRLPIRIGPKIVEVNFIVVDTYSPYTAIVGRPWLHTLRVVTSSLHQKVKVPSGKQVLEIHGCQPTARQCVVAVISHQLDAESLASAEENL
- the LOC115985526 gene encoding uncharacterized protein LOC115985526 — its product is MNKALDQLSKSPFMHHIEGAILPRLFQQPTFAIYNGRTDPEEHVSQFNQRMTVHSRNKALMCKVFLFSFGPVAMRWFNGLKTNSIDSYRQLTQAFGSRFITNRRAPRPLSALLSLYMHDGETLKAYSDRYWETYNEMEDNFDDVAIITFKNSLPADHGLRKSLTGKPATSIR